The Patescibacteria group bacterium genome window below encodes:
- a CDS encoding PEGA domain-containing protein has product MTLPFRRIVYLAFIIIFLLITPVVILYTAGYRYNFQTNRIQKTGILILKSNPAGAEIYLNGKLRTEKTPARIANLLPDDYTIKIEKKNFYPWQKILPVESSLTTFAENITLFEKTLPAEVVETNSELFSLAPNKEKIIYLNKKETGDEIWLLNFKNNKSSLIYRISEEKSNIVNLEWSNDNQKILITIDFSEAPQTHKYIMINPGNNEISVYQKLSDFYFTFKGVPINIADAHLLPDLDVSAGYSGVVAVLDQKTKNLSVVRPTSLEALFETKADQFAWSADGKKLLYTIDFEIWVYDFSADKKIFVSRYGQEIKKIGWINENYIAVLLGGTIKIIELDERDQRNVLDLITPEELNNFFVDGAKQSIYFSGIIGNKKGVFELPY; this is encoded by the coding sequence ATGACCCTTCCTTTCCGTCGAATAGTTTACCTGGCATTCATCATAATATTTTTATTAATTACTCCTGTCGTTATTCTCTATACGGCTGGATATCGTTATAATTTCCAAACCAACAGAATCCAAAAAACCGGAATTTTAATTTTAAAATCAAATCCGGCAGGAGCAGAAATTTACTTAAACGGAAAATTACGAACAGAAAAAACTCCAGCCAGAATCGCGAATCTCCTTCCCGATGATTATACCATCAAAATTGAAAAGAAAAATTTTTATCCTTGGCAAAAAATTCTTCCCGTAGAAAGCAGCCTGACTACTTTCGCGGAAAATATTACTCTCTTTGAAAAAACATTACCCGCCGAAGTTGTAGAGACCAATTCGGAATTATTCAGTCTCGCGCCTAACAAGGAAAAAATTATTTACCTAAATAAAAAAGAAACTGGAGATGAAATCTGGCTTTTAAATTTTAAAAATAATAAAAGCAGTTTAATTTACAGAATTTCTGAAGAAAAAAGTAATATTGTTAATTTGGAATGGAGCAATGATAACCAAAAAATTCTGATTACTATTGACTTCTCCGAGGCACCTCAAACTCATAAATATATTATGATAAATCCGGGAAATAATGAAATTTCAGTCTATCAAAAACTGTCTGATTTTTATTTTACTTTCAAGGGCGTTCCTATAAATATCGCCGACGCTCATCTTCTTCCGGATTTAGATGTCTCGGCGGGATATTCCGGCGTAGTCGCCGTCCTTGATCAAAAAACAAAAAATCTTTCTGTGGTTCGCCCTACTTCGTTGGAAGCTCTCTTTGAAACAAAGGCTGACCAATTTGCCTGGTCAGCAGATGGAAAAAAACTTCTCTATACTATTGATTTTGAAATCTGGGTTTACGACTTTTCCGCTGATAAAAAAATATTTGTCAGTCGTTATGGGCAGGAAATAAAAAAAATAGGGTGGATTAATGAAAATTATATTGCTGTCCTTCTTGGCGGAACCATCAAAATTATTGAACTTGATGAACGCGATCAGAGGAACGTATTGGATCTTATAACTCCAGAAGAGCTCAATAATTTTTTTGTAGATGGAGCCAAGCAAAGCATTTATTTTTCCGGTATTATCGGAAACAAAAAGGGAGTTTTTGAACTCCCGTATTGA
- the murA gene encoding UDP-N-acetylglucosamine 1-carboxyvinyltransferase encodes MSKFIIEGGKPINGKIRASGMKNAATPIIAAALLTSEECVISNVPKISDVLRMLEILKSLGASVEWTGDHEVTICAKNVDIKLLDEKLVKSMRSSILFLGPLLARFRRVTIPEPGGCIIGNRPPDTHFYALEKIGAKVTRENGHFCLETDGLIGSLIILPEFSVTATENLLMAASLAKGETEVHLAAAEPHVQDLIKFLTNMGAKISGAGTHTLKISGVEKLHGACHTLIPDQIEIGTLAVAAAVSGGEVTIENIIPEHLEIILLKLEEASVNLEVGKDYLKIKPSKRLRAFRLQTLPYPGFPTDLQAPFGVLATQCQGTTLIADPLFEGRMGYVSELIKMGANAIVADPHRVIITGPTPLVGQEIKSFDLRAGATLIIAGLIASGQTIINEAEIVDRGYERIDERLRELGADIKRV; translated from the coding sequence ATGTCCAAATTTATCATTGAGGGCGGTAAACCAATAAACGGAAAAATTAGAGCTTCTGGCATGAAAAACGCGGCGACTCCGATTATCGCGGCGGCTCTTTTGACTTCTGAAGAATGTGTAATTTCAAATGTCCCGAAAATTTCCGATGTACTGCGAATGCTTGAGATTTTGAAAAGTTTGGGAGCGAGCGTGGAATGGACAGGGGATCATGAAGTAACGATTTGCGCAAAAAATGTTGATATAAAATTACTTGATGAAAAATTGGTTAAAAGTATGCGTTCGTCAATTCTTTTTTTGGGGCCGCTTTTAGCCAGATTTAGAAGAGTAACGATTCCCGAACCAGGAGGTTGTATTATTGGCAACCGTCCGCCAGACACGCATTTTTACGCCCTGGAAAAAATAGGCGCAAAAGTTACAAGAGAAAATGGACATTTTTGCCTGGAGACAGACGGTCTTATTGGTTCCCTTATCATTTTACCAGAATTTTCTGTTACAGCAACAGAGAATCTTTTGATGGCCGCTTCTTTGGCCAAGGGTGAAACAGAGGTGCACCTGGCCGCTGCTGAGCCGCATGTTCAGGATTTGATAAAATTTTTAACGAACATGGGAGCAAAAATTTCCGGCGCGGGCACTCACACTCTTAAAATTTCAGGTGTGGAAAAATTGCACGGTGCGTGTCACACTTTGATTCCCGATCAGATTGAAATTGGGACTTTGGCCGTGGCTGCGGCCGTGTCTGGCGGTGAGGTCACAATCGAAAATATTATCCCGGAACATCTTGAAATAATTTTACTTAAATTAGAAGAGGCAAGCGTGAATTTGGAAGTCGGCAAGGATTATTTAAAAATTAAACCGTCAAAACGTTTGCGAGCTTTCCGTTTACAAACTTTGCCATACCCGGGTTTTCCAACCGACCTACAGGCGCCATTTGGAGTTTTAGCGACGCAATGTCAAGGAACGACTTTAATTGCCGATCCGCTTTTTGAAGGAAGAATGGGTTATGTCAGTGAACTTATAAAAATGGGGGCAAATGCCATCGTTGCCGATCCCCACCGCGTAATTATCACCGGTCCGACTCCGCTTGTCGGCCAAGAAATAAAAAGTTTTGATTTGCGCGCCGGCGCGACATTGATTATTGCCGGGCTCATAGCTTCTGGACAAACGATTATTAACGAGGCGGAAATTGTTGACCGAGGGTATGAGAGAATTGACGAAAGGCTCCGGGAGCTCGGTGCGGATATTAAAAGAGTTTAA
- a CDS encoding S41 family peptidase produces the protein MIYKFPERYKFIFRYTAIYVVVTLVLGGFLGGMALGARQGRVGAEKEFYGGEIKNEKKVSEYLSKDIDFNLFWEVWNLAKTNYVHQPVRDTELFYGALSGIISSLGDPYSVFFDPETAADFKQELEGTFSGIGAELGIKKNQLTIIAPLPDTPAERVGLKAGDQILSIDGRDTTDMALDYAVSIIRGEKGTDVTLTIWREGWDKIRDFKITRDKIEVASVKWEMKDGIAYIEINHFNEDTSRRFNQAVIELLAKNPKGLILDLRNNPGGFLNTAVEIAGEWIPNDIVVIEQMDDGKKNEERSEGLARFQNLKTVVLVNQGSASASEIVAGALQDYEKATLIGEKTFGKGSVQNLEPLPDGSAVKITVAEWLTPKGRLIDKEGIVPDVEIFLTEDDYNANRDPQMDKATEIINSPTE, from the coding sequence ATGATATATAAATTTCCCGAAAGATATAAATTTATTTTTAGGTACACCGCGATCTACGTCGTGGTAACTTTGGTTTTGGGAGGATTTTTGGGCGGCATGGCCTTGGGAGCGCGGCAGGGACGCGTCGGGGCGGAAAAAGAATTTTACGGCGGGGAAATTAAAAATGAAAAAAAAGTTTCGGAATATTTATCTAAAGATATTGATTTTAATCTTTTTTGGGAAGTCTGGAATTTAGCAAAAACCAATTACGTTCATCAGCCGGTCCGAGACACGGAACTTTTTTACGGAGCTCTTTCGGGAATTATTTCTTCCCTTGGTGACCCATATTCTGTTTTTTTTGATCCAGAAACAGCGGCGGATTTTAAACAAGAGTTGGAGGGAACTTTTTCCGGAATTGGCGCCGAACTTGGCATAAAAAAGAATCAGCTTACCATTATTGCGCCGTTGCCCGATACACCGGCCGAAAGAGTTGGTCTTAAGGCGGGCGACCAGATTTTATCTATTGACGGCCGCGATACGACTGACATGGCATTAGATTATGCTGTGAGTATTATTCGCGGAGAAAAAGGCACGGATGTTACTTTAACAATTTGGCGTGAAGGCTGGGATAAAATAAGAGATTTTAAGATTACGCGTGATAAAATTGAAGTTGCGAGTGTCAAATGGGAAATGAAGGATGGCATCGCTTATATTGAAATTAATCATTTTAACGAAGACACTTCAAGAAGATTTAATCAGGCCGTGATAGAACTTCTCGCAAAAAATCCCAAAGGTTTAATTTTAGATTTAAGAAATAATCCCGGCGGATTTTTAAACACAGCCGTCGAGATTGCCGGCGAGTGGATTCCAAATGACATTGTAGTAATAGAACAGATGGACGACGGCAAAAAAAATGAGGAGCGTTCCGAGGGTTTGGCCCGGTTTCAAAATTTAAAGACCGTAGTTTTAGTTAATCAAGGTTCAGCTTCAGCTTCAGAGATCGTTGCCGGCGCTCTTCAGGATTACGAAAAGGCAACGCTTATCGGTGAAAAAACTTTTGGGAAGGGTTCAGTGCAAAATTTAGAACCGTTGCCCGATGGTTCGGCCGTGAAAATTACCGTGGCTGAATGGCTGACACCAAAAGGGAGATTAATCGACAAAGAGGGGATAGTTCCGGACGTGGAAATTTTTCTGACAGAAGATGATTACAACGCCAATCGCGATCCACAAATGGACAAAGCAACCGAAATTATCAACAGCCCAACGGAGTAA
- the rplI gene encoding 50S ribosomal protein L9, producing MKVILLKNVDKVGKVGETKEVAEGYGRNFLIPRGLARLATVGFVAKVEAQKKAAAEKAVNEEKKIKKIAKELLGAEIKIAAKVGEGGKLYGSVGIEEVAVELKKKGFEIEKNQIKMEKPIKDVGGHEIMIKLREGLETKILVRVIGEN from the coding sequence ATGAAAGTTATTCTTCTTAAAAATGTGGATAAAGTCGGAAAAGTGGGGGAAACGAAAGAAGTGGCCGAAGGATACGGTCGCAATTTTTTGATACCTCGGGGTTTGGCGCGGTTGGCTACGGTTGGCTTTGTGGCAAAAGTGGAAGCTCAAAAAAAAGCGGCGGCGGAAAAAGCAGTAAATGAAGAGAAAAAAATAAAAAAAATAGCTAAAGAGCTTTTGGGCGCGGAAATTAAAATCGCGGCCAAGGTTGGGGAGGGCGGAAAGCTTTACGGTTCGGTCGGGATAGAGGAAGTGGCGGTTGAATTAAAAAAGAAGGGGTTTGAAATAGAAAAAAATCAGATAAAAATGGAAAAACCAATCAAAGATGTCGGCGGCCACGAAATTATGATAAAATTACGGGAAGGACTGGAAACAAAAATTTTAGTAAGGGTTATCGGAGAAAATTAA
- a CDS encoding CTP synthase, protein MTKFIFVVGGVMSGVGKGTAAASIGKILQGKGFRVTAVKIDPYINVDAGTMNPVEHGEVFVTEDGDETDQDIGNYERFLDTNIYSDNYMTTGRVYQTVIQKERNLEYGGRCVEVVPHVPEEVIRRIRRAAKIAKADFVIVEVGGTVGEYQNVLFLEAARMLHQRRPDDVLFVLVSYLPIPSKIGEMKTKPTQQAAQLLNAAGIQPDFILCRAEQQIDEPRKRKISIFCNVDKRDIISAPDIDSIYEVPLNFEKEQLGQRILSKFYMRARQKDLVEWKKLVKTIKTAKGEVRVGVVGKYFTTGNFVLSDAYISVIEAIKHAAWAHNRKPVLTWLNSEEYEKDPSKLKELKSLDGIIVPGGFGSRGVEGKIKAIQYCRENKIPYFGLCYGMQMAVVEFARNICGLADANTAEINPKTTNPIIHIMENQSDLVKNKKYGGTMRLGAYPCILNKKSLSYKAYGQKNISERHRHRYEFNNTYREQFEKAGLVIAGASPDNSLVEIIEVKDHPFFVGVQFHPEFKSRPLNPHPLFKEFISACLKSRG, encoded by the coding sequence ATGACCAAGTTTATTTTTGTCGTGGGCGGAGTGATGTCCGGGGTAGGAAAGGGCACGGCCGCTGCTTCTATCGGAAAAATTTTGCAGGGTAAAGGTTTTAGGGTGACGGCGGTGAAAATTGATCCTTACATTAATGTTGATGCCGGCACCATGAATCCAGTTGAGCATGGAGAGGTTTTTGTAACTGAGGACGGCGATGAAACGGATCAGGACATAGGAAATTACGAAAGATTTTTAGACACGAACATTTATTCGGACAACTACATGACCACTGGCCGGGTTTATCAGACGGTTATCCAAAAAGAAAGAAATTTGGAATATGGCGGACGGTGCGTGGAAGTCGTTCCCCACGTTCCGGAAGAAGTAATTAGAAGAATTCGCCGAGCGGCAAAAATTGCTAAAGCAGATTTTGTAATTGTGGAAGTTGGCGGGACAGTCGGTGAATATCAAAATGTTTTATTCTTGGAAGCAGCAAGAATGCTTCATCAGCGGCGTCCGGACGACGTCCTTTTTGTTTTAGTGAGCTATTTACCGATTCCGTCAAAAATTGGTGAGATGAAAACCAAGCCTACTCAGCAGGCGGCTCAACTTCTAAACGCCGCCGGGATCCAACCGGATTTTATTTTGTGCCGCGCCGAGCAGCAGATTGACGAGCCGAGAAAAAGAAAAATTTCAATTTTTTGCAACGTGGATAAGCGCGATATTATTTCCGCGCCGGATATAGATTCAATTTACGAAGTGCCACTTAATTTTGAAAAAGAACAGTTGGGGCAGAGAATTCTTTCAAAATTTTATATGCGCGCGCGGCAAAAGGATTTAGTAGAATGGAAAAAGCTTGTCAAAACCATAAAAACAGCTAAGGGCGAGGTGCGAGTTGGCGTTGTGGGAAAATATTTTACCACAGGAAATTTTGTTTTGTCTGACGCCTACATCTCCGTGATTGAGGCAATAAAGCACGCGGCTTGGGCGCATAACCGTAAGCCGGTTTTGACCTGGTTAAATTCTGAAGAGTATGAAAAAGATCCGTCAAAACTTAAAGAATTAAAAAGTCTTGACGGAATAATCGTGCCGGGCGGTTTTGGTTCGCGCGGCGTGGAAGGAAAGATAAAAGCGATTCAATATTGTCGAGAAAATAAAATTCCTTATTTTGGATTATGTTACGGTATGCAAATGGCAGTGGTAGAATTTGCGAGAAATATTTGTGGTCTTGCAGACGCTAACACGGCGGAAATTAATCCAAAAACGACGAATCCGATTATTCATATTATGGAAAATCAAAGTGATTTGGTGAAAAATAAAAAATACGGCGGGACGATGCGACTTGGCGCGTACCCTTGCATTTTAAATAAAAAATCTTTGAGTTATAAAGCTTACGGCCAAAAAAATATTTCTGAACGCCATCGCCACCGCTACGAATTTAATAATACTTATCGTGAACAATTTGAAAAAGCAGGGCTTGTGATTGCCGGTGCGTCGCCAGACAATAGTTTGGTAGAGATAATTGAAGTGAAGGATCATCCATTCTTCGTTGGAGTGCAATTTCATCCCGAGTTTAAATCTCGCCCGCTAAATCCACATCCGCTTTTTAAAGAATTTATTTCTGCCTGTTTAAAGTCTCGCGGATAA
- a CDS encoding C39 family peptidase produces the protein MKRIIFPILAILFLSGCLIQQPTVVNKNISGNQNSVSPPAVNLASNVNQENNELANANTNTNTNINNETPAVVLPVKFDLKVPFASQAPQGDWSMPYQEACEEASMIMVARYFKNEKLDNNIMAEEILKLAQWEEDNGYPIDLTAEQTAEVLQKYFGLKATLNKMVSEAEIKKQLIAGNLIIVPLAGRDIGNPYYTQPGPLYHMLLIRGFDEDEFITNDPGTKRGEAYRYKYGDLLWAVHDWVGGDREFHDPRPEPDMRTGERIMIVVEK, from the coding sequence ATGAAGCGTATTATTTTTCCAATATTAGCAATTTTATTTCTTTCCGGCTGTTTAATACAACAGCCGACTGTTGTTAATAAAAATATTTCTGGTAATCAAAATAGTGTTAGTCCGCCCGCGGTTAACTTAGCCTCAAATGTAAATCAAGAAAATAATGAGCTGGCCAACGCGAATACTAACACTAATACTAATATTAATAATGAAACGCCGGCAGTCGTTTTGCCTGTTAAATTTGATCTCAAAGTTCCTTTCGCCTCTCAAGCTCCTCAGGGTGATTGGAGTATGCCATACCAGGAAGCCTGTGAAGAAGCTTCAATGATTATGGTGGCGCGGTATTTCAAAAATGAAAAATTGGACAATAATATAATGGCAGAGGAAATTTTGAAGTTAGCGCAATGGGAAGAGGATAATGGCTATCCGATAGATTTAACTGCCGAGCAGACAGCCGAGGTTCTCCAGAAATATTTTGGACTTAAGGCGACCCTCAACAAAATGGTTTCGGAAGCGGAGATAAAGAAACAATTGATCGCGGGAAATTTGATTATTGTTCCTTTGGCCGGACGAGACATTGGCAATCCTTATTACACTCAACCCGGGCCGCTTTATCACATGCTTTTGATTCGCGGCTTTGACGAAGATGAATTTATTACAAACGACCCTGGAACAAAACGCGGTGAGGCATATCGTTATAAATATGGTGATCTGCTTTGGGCAGTACACGATTGGGTAGGCGGTGATCGAGAGTTTCATGATCCCAGGCCAGAGCCGGATATGCGGACTGGGGAGCGAATAATGATAGTTGTAGAAAAATAA
- the rpmA gene encoding 50S ribosomal protein L27, translating into MAHKKAGGSTSLGRDSQAQRLGVKMTEGQMAHPGCILVRQRGTKIHPGQNVRRGSDDTLYSVADGMVKFATKKKTKFDGHLRLTKIVNVLPKKA; encoded by the coding sequence ATGGCTCATAAAAAAGCAGGCGGTTCTACTAGTTTAGGCCGCGATTCACAAGCTCAAAGATTAGGCGTAAAAATGACCGAAGGCCAGATGGCCCATCCCGGCTGTATTTTAGTCCGCCAACGCGGCACAAAAATTCATCCCGGACAAAATGTCCGGCGCGGCAGTGATGATACTTTGTATTCAGTTGCTGACGGTATGGTCAAATTCGCTACGAAGAAGAAAACAAAATTTGATGGACATTTACGTCTGACCAAAATCGTGAATGTCCTCCCCAAGAAAGCGTAA
- a CDS encoding iron-sulfur cluster assembly scaffold protein gives MYSKEVIKHFKTPHNQGVIKNPTVVGESGNPLCGDMMKLYLKIDKKKVGGKIVDYIKDIKFETLGCAAAIATSSMITDLVKGKEVEEAAKVTKANIADSLGGLPPIKLHCSVLAVEALHDAIKKLNK, from the coding sequence ATGTATTCAAAGGAAGTTATAAAACATTTTAAAACTCCGCATAATCAAGGGGTGATTAAAAATCCGACGGTTGTCGGAGAGTCGGGAAACCCTCTCTGCGGTGATATGATGAAATTATATTTAAAAATTGATAAGAAAAAAGTCGGCGGGAAAATAGTTGATTATATTAAAGACATTAAATTTGAAACTCTGGGTTGCGCCGCGGCCATTGCCACGTCGTCCATGATTACTGATTTAGTAAAGGGAAAGGAAGTAGAAGAAGCAGCCAAGGTGACGAAAGCCAATATAGCCGATTCATTGGGCGGTCTGCCGCCAATAAAGTTACACTGCTCGGTTTTGGCGGTTGAGGCCCTGCATGACGCGATTAAAAAATTAAATAAATAA
- a CDS encoding NifU family protein — protein sequence MKNKVKKILDEIRPALQADGGDVELVDVDEKTGVVKVKLVGACHHCPMAAMTLEQGIARVLKAKIKEVKEVQAV from the coding sequence ATGAAAAATAAAGTTAAAAAAATTTTAGACGAAATACGGCCGGCTCTTCAAGCTGATGGAGGAGATGTGGAATTAGTTGATGTCGATGAAAAAACCGGCGTGGTGAAAGTTAAACTTGTTGGTGCTTGTCATCATTGCCCAATGGCGGCGATGACCCTTGAGCAGGGAATCGCGAGAGTCTTGAAAGCAAAAATTAAAGAAGTGAAAGAAGTGCAAGCGGTGTAA
- a CDS encoding cysteine desulfurase family protein, whose translation MKRIYFDHSATTSVDPQVLRAMLPYLKNNFGNASSLHFFGQKARIGVEKAREQVAKFLSCKSKEIIFTSGGTESNNLAIVGFVRRARALDPKRKIHVITSAIEHPAVFEVCRELKKEEVEVTYLPVSRKGIVKLEDFKKAIQPETILVSIMYVNNEVGTIQPIQEISRIVKEVNAGRGNEDKIYFHTDAVQAVNFCNCRVDFLGVDMLSFSAHKIYGPKGTGILFVREGTPLFPIIFGGHQERGIRSGTENVAGIVGLGKAVERLSEKLKVKSENLRIKKLRDKLVKGVLQKIPGVIFNGDLKQRVPGNINFCFKNVEGESILLMLDMEGIAISTGSACSSGSLEPSHVLSAMGISPEISHGSVRITLGKNNTEEEVRRLIKVLPGIVAKLREMSPIKN comes from the coding sequence ATGAAGCGAATATATTTTGATCATTCGGCTACGACGTCAGTTGACCCGCAAGTTTTGCGGGCGATGTTGCCGTATCTAAAAAATAATTTTGGCAACGCGTCGTCGCTTCATTTTTTTGGTCAAAAAGCGCGAATCGGGGTCGAAAAAGCGCGGGAGCAAGTGGCAAAATTTTTGTCTTGCAAATCTAAGGAAATTATTTTTACTTCTGGAGGGACAGAAAGTAATAATCTGGCGATAGTTGGTTTTGTCCGTCGGGCGCGCGCGCTTGATCCGAAAAGAAAAATTCACGTAATCACTTCGGCGATTGAACATCCGGCGGTTTTTGAGGTTTGTCGCGAATTAAAAAAAGAAGAAGTTGAAGTTACATATTTGCCTGTCAGTCGCAAGGGAATAGTAAAATTGGAAGATTTCAAAAAGGCAATTCAGCCAGAAACGATTTTAGTTTCCATAATGTATGTTAATAATGAAGTCGGCACAATCCAGCCGATACAAGAAATTAGCCGGATTGTCAAAGAGGTAAACGCCGGTCGCGGTAATGAAGACAAAATTTATTTTCATACCGACGCGGTTCAGGCGGTAAATTTTTGTAATTGCCGAGTTGATTTTTTGGGAGTTGATATGTTATCTTTTTCGGCACACAAAATTTACGGACCAAAGGGAACGGGTATTCTTTTTGTGCGAGAAGGCACGCCACTTTTCCCAATTATTTTTGGTGGCCATCAGGAACGGGGGATCCGCTCCGGGACGGAAAATGTCGCGGGGATAGTTGGGCTTGGCAAGGCAGTGGAACGATTGAGTGAAAAGTTAAAAGTTAAAAGTGAAAATTTAAGGATAAAAAAATTGCGTGATAAATTGGTAAAGGGAGTTTTACAAAAGATTCCCGGCGTAATTTTTAACGGTGATTTAAAACAGCGTGTACCGGGAAATATTAATTTCTGTTTCAAAAATGTAGAGGGTGAGAGTATTTTATTGATGCTTGACATGGAAGGCATCGCCATCTCTACTGGTTCAGCTTGCTCTTCCGGATCGCTTGAGCCGTCGCACGTCCTTTCCGCCATGGGAATTTCTCCAGAGATTTCTCACGGAAGCGTGCGCATCACTTTAGGAAAAAACAATACCGAAGAAGAAGTGCGCCGCTTAATTAAAGTATTGCCTGGCATTGTGGCGAAATTACGCGAGATGTCGCCCATCAAAAACTAG
- the mraY gene encoding phospho-N-acetylmuramoyl-pentapeptide-transferase has translation MDNFSIIKIFILTTFSFIMAMSWTPALTYFLFKYKLGKQIRDEKSAPIMSALHKAKSGTPTMGGVLIWVTVLVLALLVFYLGEWTGSELLKKFNFLTRSQTLLPLGALVASAIVGLVDDYLNARRIGPNGGGFRMRHRLLMYTLIAAVGAWWFYFKLDWDFIHVPFLGSFSIGWWYIPIFIFIIVATSFSVNESDGLDGLAGGLLLAAFAAYGAIAFSQGKMDLAAFCGVIAGSLLAFLWFNINPARFFMGDTGAMSLGVTLGIVAMLTNSVLLLPIIGFLFAVESISVIIQIISKKIRRKKVFLSTPLHHHLEAIGWPEPKIVMRFWVIAGVMAVVGFIISLMDVGLG, from the coding sequence ATGGACAATTTTTCAATCATTAAAATTTTTATTCTCACGACTTTTTCGTTTATCATGGCTATGTCCTGGACACCGGCTCTGACTTATTTTTTGTTTAAATATAAATTGGGCAAGCAAATCAGGGATGAAAAATCGGCGCCGATAATGTCGGCGCTCCATAAAGCGAAATCCGGCACGCCGACCATGGGCGGAGTTTTAATTTGGGTTACAGTTTTAGTTTTAGCTTTGTTGGTTTTTTATCTTGGGGAGTGGACGGGCTCGGAGTTGCTAAAAAAATTTAATTTTTTAACGCGTTCTCAAACGCTTTTACCTTTGGGGGCGCTCGTCGCTTCGGCAATAGTTGGTTTAGTTGATGACTATTTAAACGCGCGGAGAATTGGACCGAACGGCGGGGGTTTTAGAATGCGCCACAGGCTTTTGATGTATACCTTGATCGCAGCGGTTGGCGCGTGGTGGTTTTATTTTAAACTTGATTGGGATTTTATCCACGTTCCTTTTTTAGGAAGTTTTTCTATCGGATGGTGGTATATTCCTATTTTTATTTTTATAATTGTCGCGACATCTTTTTCAGTAAACGAAAGCGACGGTCTGGATGGTCTGGCCGGGGGACTGCTTTTAGCCGCTTTTGCCGCATATGGCGCGATTGCTTTTTCTCAGGGGAAAATGGATTTAGCTGCTTTTTGCGGCGTGATTGCCGGGTCTCTCCTGGCTTTTCTTTGGTTTAACATCAACCCCGCTAGATTTTTTATGGGTGATACAGGGGCGATGTCGCTCGGCGTGACGCTTGGCATCGTGGCTATGCTTACGAATTCAGTTTTACTTTTACCAATCATCGGATTTTTGTTCGCAGTAGAATCAATTTCCGTGATTATTCAAATTATTTCCAAAAAAATTAGAAGAAAAAAGGTTTTTCTTTCAACCCCCCTCCATCATCACCTCGAGGCTATTGGTTGGCCCGAGCCCAAAATTGTTATGCGCTTCTGGGTCATTGCCGGAGTGATGGCAGTCGTGGGTTTTATTATTTCGCTCATGGATGTTGGCTTGGGATAA